One segment of Chryseobacterium turcicum DNA contains the following:
- a CDS encoding IS110 family RNA-guided transposase, which produces MKVLKQVLGVDVAQDELVVSLGQLQDDLTTCTKEYQVFRNTEKGFKSLLDWVFKKKSVDVEVLFVMESTGVYHERFAYYLHSKGEKVVIVLPNKISNFMRTLDIKTITDKSCSIAIAQFGLSRKLEEWQPANKVYKELQQLSREKNQVISERVVCMNQLHAEKVEALPNAKTLKRLKVRITLLEKQEKEINTDMLKEVGNSSEATLGMGFLSSIPGVGKATAIAVLAETNGFELIRNKKQLTSYAGLDIREKQSGTSVKGKPRISKKGNKNLRKTLHFPSMTAVRLNQEHRELFHRIVSKTGIKMKGLVAVQRKLLELMYILYKTKTFYEVNFEENRAKTTKDFHPTEADSGSL; this is translated from the coding sequence ATGAAAGTATTAAAACAGGTTTTAGGAGTTGATGTTGCGCAAGACGAATTGGTGGTTTCTTTAGGTCAATTGCAAGACGATTTGACGACATGCACGAAAGAGTATCAAGTTTTCAGGAATACTGAAAAAGGATTTAAATCTTTGCTGGATTGGGTTTTTAAGAAAAAATCTGTCGATGTAGAAGTTCTTTTTGTGATGGAATCTACAGGTGTTTATCACGAAAGATTTGCTTATTATCTTCATTCAAAAGGAGAAAAAGTGGTTATTGTTTTGCCCAATAAGATCAGCAATTTCATGCGGACTTTAGATATTAAAACGATTACCGATAAGAGTTGTTCCATCGCTATTGCCCAGTTTGGATTGAGCAGAAAATTAGAAGAATGGCAACCTGCCAACAAGGTGTACAAAGAGCTTCAGCAGCTTAGTCGGGAGAAAAATCAAGTAATCAGCGAGCGTGTGGTGTGCATGAATCAGCTTCATGCCGAAAAAGTGGAAGCTTTGCCCAATGCCAAAACATTAAAACGTCTGAAGGTACGAATTACTTTGCTTGAAAAGCAGGAAAAAGAAATCAATACCGATATGCTGAAAGAAGTGGGGAATAGCAGTGAAGCTACGCTGGGTATGGGTTTTCTGAGTAGCATTCCGGGTGTTGGAAAAGCTACCGCCATTGCGGTTTTAGCAGAAACCAATGGATTTGAATTGATTAGAAACAAGAAACAGTTAACAAGTTATGCAGGCTTAGATATTCGGGAAAAACAATCAGGAACATCAGTAAAAGGCAAGCCGAGAATCAGCAAAAAGGGGAATAAGAATTTGCGTAAAACGCTTCATTTTCCATCGATGACAGCGGTGAGACTCAATCAAGAGCATCGTGAATTATTTCATCGAATCGTGAGCAAAACGGGGATTAAAATGAAAGGTTTGGTTGCTGTCCAGCGAAAATTATTAGAATTAATGTATATTTTATACAAGACAAAAACATTTTACGAGGTCAATTTTGAAGAAAATAGGGCGAAAACCACAAAAGATTTTCACCCTACAGAAGCTGACTCTGGGTCGCTTTAA
- a CDS encoding efflux RND transporter permease subunit has protein sequence MFKKFIRRPVLSIVISLIIVFMGVLSLMKLPITQFPSISPPKVNITATYPGANNELLVKAVVIPLERSLNGVPGMKYMTSDAGNDGETSIQVVFDLGTDPNVAAVNVQNRVSSAVNKLPPLVVREGVKITREEPNMLMYINLYSDDPKADQKFLFNYADINVMSELRRVSGVGFADILGTREYAMRIWLKPDRLTAYNISADEVMEALNQQSLEASPGKTGESSGKRSQSFEYILKYSGRFNNEKDYGNIILKAKSAGEFVRLKDVADIEFGSSMYDIYSTLNGKPSAAITVKQSYGSNASDVIKNVKTLMAQLEKTNFPKGMHYDISYDVSRFLDASIEKVVHTLFEAFILVAIVVFLFLGDWRSTLIPAIAVPVSLVGTFAVMSAFGITLNMISLFALVMAIGVVVDDAIVVIEAVHAKMEEKGLSALKATEEAMHEISGAIIAITLVMAAVFIPVAFMSGPVGVFYRQFSITMASAIILSGVVALTLTPALCALILKNNHGKAKKKGPITILLDKFNNAFNKGAGKYEKLLNKTVTKKFITLPLLLIFCACTYLLSNKLPSGFIPSEDQGMIYAIIQTPPGSTLERTNQIAKELLRESEDIDGVQSVSSLAGYEILTEGTGSNSGTCLINLKSWDERSESAAEIIEKLEEKAKNIPGANIEFFQPPSIPGYGAAGGFELRLLDKAGSGDYQKMEKVSTDFVKELKKRPELGSAFTFYSASFPQYMLKIDNDLAEQKGVSIEKAMDNLSTLIGSNYETSFIRFDRPYKVIVQAGPQYRALPSDLMKLYVKNDKDQMVPYSDFMHMEKVYGLSEITRHNMYNSSEVSGTPAPGYSSGQAIKAIQEVADKTLPRGFGIDWAGISKDEVGRGNEAVYIFLICLGFVYLILSAQYESFILPLPVILSLPTGIFGAFLCLKLLGLENNIYAQVAMVMLIGLLGKNAVLIIEFAVQKKAEEGISVAKAAIEGAAVRFRPILMTSFAFVAGLIPLVMATGPGAVGNRTIGTAAAGGMLLGTVFGLMIIPGLYYIFGTIADKTRLAKYEEENPLTEQTEPYQHDDKHEDL, from the coding sequence ATGTTTAAAAAATTCATACGCAGACCCGTTCTGTCGATTGTAATCTCTTTGATTATAGTTTTTATGGGAGTTTTGTCACTAATGAAACTTCCGATTACTCAGTTTCCGTCTATTTCTCCACCAAAAGTAAATATTACCGCAACGTATCCCGGAGCGAATAACGAATTGTTGGTGAAAGCTGTGGTAATTCCTCTAGAGCGTTCATTAAATGGGGTTCCAGGAATGAAATACATGACTTCCGATGCCGGAAATGATGGTGAAACTTCTATTCAGGTTGTTTTCGATTTGGGAACAGATCCGAATGTGGCAGCCGTAAATGTTCAAAACCGTGTTTCTTCTGCGGTAAACAAACTTCCGCCTTTGGTAGTGCGTGAAGGGGTGAAAATTACCCGTGAAGAACCGAATATGTTGATGTATATTAACTTGTACAGTGATGATCCGAAAGCTGACCAGAAATTCCTTTTCAACTATGCCGACATCAATGTAATGTCTGAATTGAGAAGGGTAAGTGGAGTTGGTTTTGCCGATATTTTGGGAACTCGTGAATATGCAATGCGTATTTGGTTGAAACCCGATCGTTTAACAGCTTACAATATTTCAGCTGATGAAGTAATGGAAGCTTTAAACCAGCAAAGTTTAGAAGCTTCTCCCGGAAAAACAGGAGAAAGTTCTGGTAAACGTTCTCAGTCTTTTGAATATATTTTGAAATATTCCGGACGTTTTAATAATGAAAAAGATTACGGAAATATCATTCTTAAAGCTAAATCAGCAGGGGAATTTGTAAGGCTAAAAGATGTTGCCGATATAGAGTTTGGTTCTTCAATGTATGATATTTATTCTACATTAAACGGAAAACCTTCAGCAGCAATTACGGTAAAACAATCTTATGGTTCGAATGCGAGTGATGTTATCAAAAACGTAAAAACGTTGATGGCTCAGCTGGAGAAAACCAACTTCCCGAAAGGAATGCATTATGACATCAGTTATGACGTTTCAAGATTTTTGGATGCTTCGATTGAGAAAGTAGTTCATACCTTGTTTGAAGCCTTTATTTTGGTGGCGATTGTGGTATTTTTATTCTTGGGAGACTGGCGTTCAACGTTGATTCCTGCGATTGCCGTTCCGGTTTCTTTGGTGGGAACTTTTGCCGTAATGTCCGCATTTGGAATTACTTTGAATATGATTTCGCTTTTCGCTTTGGTAATGGCAATTGGGGTCGTCGTCGATGATGCAATTGTTGTGATTGAGGCCGTTCATGCTAAAATGGAAGAGAAAGGACTTTCTGCATTAAAGGCTACGGAAGAAGCAATGCACGAAATCAGTGGTGCGATTATCGCCATCACATTGGTCATGGCGGCGGTATTTATTCCGGTAGCGTTTATGTCGGGGCCGGTTGGAGTTTTCTACCGTCAGTTTTCGATTACAATGGCTTCGGCAATTATTCTTTCTGGAGTTGTTGCATTGACTTTGACGCCAGCTTTATGTGCTTTAATTCTGAAAAATAATCACGGAAAAGCTAAGAAAAAAGGTCCGATTACGATTCTTTTAGATAAGTTCAACAATGCGTTTAATAAAGGAGCGGGGAAATATGAAAAGTTATTGAATAAAACAGTGACTAAAAAATTCATTACGCTTCCTTTGTTGTTAATTTTCTGTGCATGTACTTATCTTTTAAGCAATAAACTTCCTTCAGGATTTATTCCGAGTGAAGACCAGGGAATGATTTATGCGATTATCCAAACTCCTCCGGGTTCTACTTTGGAAAGAACGAATCAGATTGCTAAAGAATTATTGAGAGAATCGGAAGATATTGATGGAGTACAGTCTGTTTCATCTTTAGCTGGTTATGAAATCTTAACGGAAGGAACAGGTTCAAACTCAGGAACATGTTTGATTAACCTTAAAAGCTGGGATGAACGTTCAGAATCTGCCGCCGAAATTATTGAAAAGCTCGAAGAAAAAGCTAAAAATATTCCGGGTGCGAATATTGAGTTTTTCCAGCCGCCATCAATTCCGGGTTATGGTGCTGCAGGTGGATTTGAATTAAGACTTCTCGATAAAGCCGGTAGTGGAGATTATCAAAAAATGGAGAAGGTGAGTACAGACTTCGTGAAAGAATTGAAAAAACGTCCTGAATTGGGCTCTGCTTTTACATTCTATTCTGCGAGTTTCCCTCAGTATATGCTTAAAATCGACAATGATTTAGCCGAACAAAAAGGGGTGAGTATTGAAAAAGCAATGGATAATTTATCAACGTTAATCGGTTCAAACTACGAAACGAGTTTCATCCGTTTCGACAGACCTTATAAAGTGATTGTTCAGGCGGGTCCTCAATATCGTGCTTTGCCAAGTGACTTGATGAAATTATATGTGAAAAACGATAAAGACCAAATGGTTCCGTATTCAGATTTTATGCACATGGAAAAAGTGTATGGACTTTCGGAAATCACTCGTCATAATATGTACAATTCTTCGGAAGTGAGCGGAACTCCGGCTCCTGGTTACAGTTCGGGACAGGCAATTAAAGCCATTCAGGAAGTGGCTGATAAAACGTTACCAAGAGGTTTCGGAATCGACTGGGCAGGGATTTCAAAAGACGAAGTAGGTCGTGGAAACGAAGCGGTTTATATTTTCTTAATCTGTTTAGGGTTTGTTTATTTAATTCTTTCAGCGCAGTATGAAAGTTTCATTCTTCCTTTACCAGTAATTTTATCTTTACCAACAGGTATTTTCGGAGCGTTTTTATGTCTGAAACTTTTAGGATTAGAAAACAACATTTATGCACAGGTTGCGATGGTAATGCTCATCGGGCTTTTAGGTAAAAATGCGGTATTGATTATCGAATTTGCCGTTCAGAAAAAAGCTGAAGAAGGAATTTCTGTGGCGAAAGCGGCAATTGAAGGAGCAGCCGTACGTTTCAGACCAATTTTGATGACTTCGTTTGCATTTGTTGCCGGATTAATTCCTTTGGTAATGGCAACCGGACCGGGAGCGGTAGGAAACAGAACCATCGGAACTGCAGCTGCAGGAGGAATGCTTTTAGGAACCGTTTTCGGACTGATGATTATTCCTGGATTATATTACATTTTCGGAACAATTGCCGATAAAACCAGACTGGCAAAATACGAAGAAGAAAATCCTTTAACTGAACAAACAGAACCTTATCAACACGATGATAAACATGAAGATTTATAA
- a CDS encoding ASCH domain-containing protein: MLKLILTIVLITFVSCTQSESSTKKDNKNKHEITNTMTEYWKEFQQKNPEYSNTPQPQSFFFCDNKKDADECAELVVKKIKQATSPSVWWFKKNNESFPKIGDLAIVTNWNGEPKAIIRTKKTEVVKFKDITPKYAYTEGEGDKTLEYWKKTHWDYYTNEMKEFNESPSEDMEIVCEYFETIW, from the coding sequence TTGCTAAAATTAATACTTACTATTGTTTTAATAACTTTTGTGTCTTGTACTCAAAGTGAAAGCTCAACAAAAAAAGACAATAAAAACAAACACGAAATAACAAACACGATGACCGAATATTGGAAAGAATTTCAACAAAAGAATCCTGAATATAGTAATACTCCACAACCCCAATCGTTTTTCTTTTGTGATAATAAAAAAGATGCTGATGAATGTGCCGAATTGGTTGTTAAAAAAATAAAGCAAGCAACTTCACCATCCGTTTGGTGGTTTAAAAAAAACAATGAGTCATTTCCTAAAATTGGAGATTTAGCGATTGTTACCAATTGGAATGGAGAACCTAAAGCAATAATTAGGACAAAAAAAACTGAAGTCGTTAAGTTTAAAGATATAACACCAAAATACGCTTATACTGAAGGAGAAGGAGATAAAACTTTAGAATATTGGAAAAAAACACACTGGGATTACTACACTAATGAAATGAAAGAATTCAATGAATCACCAAGTGAAGATATGGAAATTGTTTGCGAATACTTTGAAACTATTTGGTAA
- a CDS encoding TolC family protein, whose product MKIYNKYIAAIAVSLVLASCKAPMATVIQDDVKNNIPENFNQNEQQDVNNNSGTTPWRQFFTDPNLVSLIETSLKNNQELMITLQEIEIAKSGVVAKKGKLTPTVRAGLGAGLKKAGRYTSEGAGDASTEIEPGKEMPDPLGNFEGGLMANWEIDIWKKLRTEKDAAVAHYLSTVEGKNFVLSNLIEEVADNYYELLALDNQMDIIQQYIKLQTRALEIAKIQKQAAAATELAVKKFEAELAKSKATEYTIRQQITEKENQINALCGRYPQPIVRTKESFMSTIPQTVYTGIPSQLLANRPDIKQAELELKAAKLDVEAARKEFYPTLEISATLGLEAFKPSYLVKMPESIAYNLVGELAGPLINKSAIKANFQTADAKQIQALYEYDKTILNAYLDISNLMSKVKNIDQYYQLKSQETQALDQSIDIANQLFKNSRADYLEVLLNQRDALDAKMELIEAKQKQLSTVVDIYKSLGGGWK is encoded by the coding sequence ATGAAGATTTATAATAAATATATTGCCGCAATTGCCGTATCACTTGTTTTGGCGAGCTGTAAAGCTCCGATGGCAACGGTGATTCAGGATGATGTGAAAAATAATATTCCTGAGAATTTTAATCAAAACGAACAGCAGGATGTTAATAACAATAGCGGAACAACGCCTTGGAGACAGTTTTTTACCGACCCTAATTTGGTGAGTTTAATTGAAACTTCCCTGAAAAATAATCAGGAATTAATGATTACGCTTCAGGAAATTGAAATTGCTAAAAGTGGAGTCGTTGCTAAAAAAGGAAAGCTTACTCCAACAGTAAGAGCTGGTTTAGGAGCCGGATTAAAAAAAGCAGGTCGCTACACAAGTGAAGGAGCAGGTGATGCTTCCACAGAAATCGAACCCGGAAAAGAAATGCCAGATCCGCTTGGAAATTTCGAAGGCGGTTTGATGGCCAACTGGGAAATCGACATTTGGAAAAAACTCAGAACAGAGAAAGATGCCGCCGTAGCACATTATCTTTCAACAGTTGAAGGAAAGAATTTTGTGCTTTCAAATCTGATTGAGGAAGTAGCCGATAATTATTATGAATTATTGGCGCTGGACAATCAGATGGATATTATTCAGCAGTATATTAAGTTGCAGACAAGAGCTTTAGAGATTGCTAAGATTCAAAAACAAGCTGCTGCTGCAACAGAACTGGCAGTGAAAAAGTTTGAGGCTGAATTGGCTAAATCTAAAGCAACAGAATATACCATTCGTCAGCAGATTACGGAAAAGGAAAATCAGATTAATGCACTGTGTGGGCGTTATCCGCAACCGATTGTGAGAACAAAGGAAAGCTTTATGTCGACCATTCCGCAAACGGTTTATACAGGAATTCCGTCTCAATTGTTAGCAAACCGTCCTGATATCAAACAGGCTGAATTAGAATTAAAAGCTGCAAAACTAGATGTAGAAGCCGCAAGAAAAGAGTTTTATCCTACTTTAGAAATCTCTGCAACTTTAGGATTGGAAGCTTTTAAACCATCTTATCTCGTTAAAATGCCAGAGTCAATTGCTTACAATTTGGTGGGAGAATTGGCAGGTCCGCTGATTAATAAAAGTGCGATTAAAGCGAATTTTCAAACAGCAGATGCAAAGCAAATTCAGGCTTTGTATGAATATGACAAAACCATTTTGAATGCGTATTTGGATATTTCAAACCTGATGTCTAAAGTGAAAAATATCGACCAGTATTATCAGCTGAAGTCTCAGGAAACACAGGCTTTAGACCAATCTATTGATATTGCTAATCAGCTTTTCAAAAACTCAAGAGCTGATTATCTGGAAGTTCTTTTAAACCAAAGAGACGCTTTAGATGCAAAAATGGAGTTGATTGAAGCTAAGCAAAAGCAATTAAGCACCGTGGTCGATATCTACAAAAGTTTAGGCGGCGGCTGGAAATAA
- a CDS encoding RsmE family RNA methyltransferase: MKLFFGEINNGKAIINDEEQQHIVKVLRMKDGEEIYVTDGKGNLASGTLIIEGKKAGIEVVEIKTETPDFSPKLHIAIAPTKNIDRIEFFVEKAVEMGISEITILQTEKTERKNISIDKIRKQAIAASKQSLRFYFPVINDLTKIQDFLKNVDSETTFVAHCNESLGRVALNEIPKLENYTFLIGPEGDFSDKEILFLAEKGIKAVSLGNQRLRTETAGAFVAAWNYNKMIK, translated from the coding sequence ATGAAACTTTTTTTTGGAGAAATCAATAACGGAAAAGCAATCATCAACGATGAAGAGCAGCAGCACATTGTAAAAGTTCTTCGTATGAAAGACGGTGAAGAAATTTATGTGACCGATGGAAAAGGAAATCTTGCTTCCGGAACATTAATTATTGAAGGTAAAAAAGCAGGAATTGAAGTTGTAGAAATTAAAACTGAAACTCCAGATTTTAGCCCGAAACTTCACATTGCAATTGCTCCCACCAAAAATATTGACCGAATAGAATTTTTCGTAGAAAAGGCAGTAGAAATGGGAATTTCTGAGATTACCATTCTTCAAACCGAAAAAACAGAGCGTAAAAATATCAGTATCGATAAAATCAGAAAACAGGCAATTGCTGCATCCAAACAAAGTCTAAGATTCTATTTTCCTGTCATTAATGATTTAACGAAAATTCAGGATTTCCTTAAAAATGTTGATTCTGAAACAACTTTTGTGGCACATTGCAACGAAAGTTTAGGAAGAGTGGCTTTAAATGAAATTCCTAAATTAGAAAATTACACTTTCTTGATTGGTCCTGAAGGTGATTTTTCTGATAAAGAAATTTTGTTTTTAGCCGAAAAAGGAATTAAAGCGGTTTCTTTGGGAAATCAACGCTTGAGAACAGAAACTGCGGGAGCTTTTGTTGCCGCTTGGAATTATAATAAGATGATTAAATAG
- the tsaD gene encoding tRNA (adenosine(37)-N6)-threonylcarbamoyltransferase complex transferase subunit TsaD: MSDSIILGIESSCDDTSAAIIKGNSILSNIAANQEIHKEYGGVVPELASRAHQQNIIPVVEKSILKANIQQNAISAIGFTRGPGLLGSLLVGTSFAKSLAMSLDVPLIEVNHLQAHILAHFIDDANPMPPNFPFLCLTVSGGHTMIVLVKDYFDMEVIGKTIDDAAGEAFDKIGKIFNLDYPAGPIIDRLAKEGNPDAFKFNKPRLDNYDYSFSGIKTSVLYFIQKEVRKNPDFIKENMNDLCASVQKCIIEILMNKLEKAAKDLEIKEVAIAGGVSANSALRKAMQDNHEKLGWNIYIPKFEYTTDNAAMIAMVAQLKFESGEFTDLRTTATSKYDL, translated from the coding sequence ATGAGCGACTCTATAATTTTAGGTATCGAATCATCTTGTGATGACACTTCAGCAGCTATTATCAAAGGAAATTCTATTCTTTCAAACATTGCAGCCAATCAGGAAATCCACAAAGAATATGGTGGTGTAGTTCCCGAGCTGGCTTCACGTGCCCATCAGCAGAATATCATTCCTGTTGTTGAAAAATCTATACTTAAAGCAAATATACAACAAAATGCAATTTCTGCCATAGGCTTTACGAGAGGTCCCGGACTTTTGGGTTCTCTTCTTGTAGGAACCTCTTTTGCCAAGTCGCTTGCGATGAGTTTAGATGTTCCTTTAATAGAAGTAAATCACCTTCAGGCGCATATTTTAGCGCATTTCATTGACGATGCAAATCCTATGCCGCCAAACTTTCCGTTTTTGTGCCTTACCGTAAGTGGTGGACACACCATGATTGTCTTGGTAAAAGATTATTTCGACATGGAAGTTATTGGTAAAACGATTGACGATGCAGCCGGCGAAGCTTTTGATAAAATCGGGAAAATTTTCAATTTAGACTATCCTGCAGGCCCTATTATTGACCGATTGGCAAAAGAAGGAAATCCCGATGCGTTTAAATTTAATAAACCTAGATTAGACAACTACGATTACTCTTTCAGCGGTATTAAAACTTCAGTTCTTTATTTTATTCAGAAAGAAGTAAGAAAAAACCCTGATTTCATTAAAGAAAATATGAATGATTTGTGTGCTTCGGTTCAGAAATGCATTATCGAAATTTTAATGAATAAATTAGAAAAAGCAGCGAAAGATTTAGAAATAAAAGAAGTGGCGATTGCCGGTGGAGTTTCTGCCAATTCTGCTTTGAGAAAAGCAATGCAGGATAATCACGAAAAACTGGGGTGGAATATTTACATTCCAAAATTTGAATATACAACCGATAATGCAGCGATGATTGCGATGGTTGCTCAATTGAAGTTCGAAAGTGGAGAATTTACAGATTTACGAACTACGGCAACCTCGAAATACGATTTATAA
- a CDS encoding DUF4279 domain-containing protein: MTDQQAIELIEKEFKERILGVTEQYLEIHNPISIDNKLKIDRIDRDRKDEIIIAYLPIVDERFYFAVYIDTKAHEITGIGTEAFHRVCFRATSEALTVDDIKAMTHLMPTEFWNKGDLKPNGKSNHTFSSFKILPNPEPDEFEDKLKKLLDFLEQDKDGIKQLTEKAEGYIQVTMDIHNANGMIGGHNIDTNNIRRMNDLKLSINFDLYVGGKSFKE; the protein is encoded by the coding sequence ATGACCGACCAACAAGCAATAGAACTTATTGAAAAAGAATTCAAGGAAAGGATACTTGGAGTGACTGAACAATATCTTGAAATCCACAATCCAATCTCTATAGATAATAAACTAAAAATTGACCGTATTGACCGAGACAGAAAAGACGAAATAATTATAGCTTACCTACCAATAGTTGACGAAAGATTTTATTTTGCAGTTTACATTGACACAAAGGCACATGAAATAACAGGTATTGGAACAGAAGCATTTCACAGAGTTTGTTTCAGAGCAACATCGGAAGCTCTAACTGTGGACGACATAAAAGCAATGACACATTTGATGCCAACTGAATTTTGGAACAAAGGAGACTTGAAGCCAAACGGAAAATCAAATCATACGTTTAGCAGTTTTAAAATCCTACCTAATCCTGAACCAGATGAGTTTGAAGACAAACTAAAAAAACTACTTGACTTTTTGGAACAAGATAAAGATGGAATAAAACAACTTACGGAAAAAGCAGAAGGCTATATTCAGGTTACTATGGACATTCATAATGCAAATGGAATGATTGGCGGACACAACATTGACACAAACAACATACGAAGGATGAACGACTTGAAATTATCAATAAATTTTGACCTTTATGTGGGTGGAAAAAGCTTTAAGGAATAG
- a CDS encoding TrmH family RNA methyltransferase, with amino-acid sequence MEDLAKTYKYLQQFLTDERLRKIEHFAPESSDFVFPVLEDVYQFRNAAAIVRSVEACGFHKVVALQEENNFEPNLRVTKGADTWVEVEKLPRNMESFQKIKDRGYKIVAVSLENNAKMLPEYEITEPIALVFGTEMEGVSQEILDFADETLAIPMYGFTRSFNVSVAASICMYELKQKLIKSNIDYKLNEEKLLRMKIRWAVNSIKSGEMILEKYFKDNNFHF; translated from the coding sequence ATGGAAGATTTAGCAAAAACTTACAAGTATTTACAACAGTTTTTAACGGACGAAAGATTAAGAAAAATAGAGCATTTTGCTCCTGAAAGTTCAGATTTTGTATTTCCGGTTTTGGAAGATGTTTATCAGTTTAGAAATGCAGCCGCGATTGTAAGGTCTGTGGAAGCCTGTGGTTTTCATAAAGTGGTTGCCCTTCAGGAAGAAAATAATTTTGAGCCCAATTTAAGAGTAACAAAAGGCGCAGATACATGGGTTGAAGTGGAAAAACTTCCCCGAAATATGGAATCTTTTCAGAAAATTAAAGATAGAGGTTACAAAATTGTCGCCGTTTCATTAGAAAATAATGCGAAAATGTTGCCTGAATATGAAATTACAGAACCGATTGCTTTGGTTTTTGGAACTGAAATGGAAGGCGTTTCTCAGGAGATTTTAGATTTTGCAGATGAAACTTTGGCGATTCCGATGTATGGTTTTACCCGAAGTTTTAATGTTTCGGTGGCGGCATCGATTTGTATGTATGAGTTGAAACAAAAACTGATAAAATCTAATATTGATTACAAACTGAATGAAGAAAAACTGCTTAGAATGAAGATTCGTTGGGCGGTAAATTCTATAAAAAGTGGGGAGATGATTTTAGAGAAATATTTTAAAGACAATAATTTTCACTTTTAA
- a CDS encoding asparaginase codes for MKRKVLLIYTGGTIGMEKDYETGSLRAFDFGNIFEKMPEMRLMECEVFVHPFEKPLDSSDMGPTEWRMIANLVFYNYKKYDGFLILHGTDTMSYTASALSFMLKGLRKPVILTGSQLPIGDLRTDAKENLLTSLYYASLYEQNDAVIQEVAIYFEYKLLRGNRTLKYSAEYFDAYASPNYPILGQSGVHLKIEKDNLFRCDGRIEFHVDEHISEDVLFWRIFPGMQLNHFKEIPKMKVLILQVFGSGTIFSSEKTLETLQQIRNNGTEIVVVSQCISGGISFGKYENSNIFSRIGAISGKDMTAEAAITKAMHLIDNPNYSGTFADNFSKNLCGEISE; via the coding sequence ATGAAGCGAAAAGTCCTTCTGATTTATACCGGCGGAACGATTGGTATGGAAAAAGATTACGAAACGGGAAGCCTACGTGCTTTTGATTTCGGAAATATTTTTGAGAAAATGCCCGAAATGCGACTCATGGAATGTGAAGTATTTGTGCATCCTTTTGAAAAACCTCTCGATTCTTCCGATATGGGACCCACAGAATGGAGAATGATTGCCAATTTAGTTTTTTATAATTATAAAAAATATGATGGCTTCTTAATCCTTCACGGAACGGATACTATGTCTTATACAGCTTCTGCATTGAGTTTCATGCTAAAAGGTTTAAGAAAACCGGTTATTTTAACAGGCTCACAACTTCCGATTGGAGATTTAAGAACAGATGCCAAAGAAAATCTTCTGACGAGTTTATATTATGCGAGTCTTTATGAACAAAACGATGCCGTTATTCAGGAGGTTGCGATTTATTTTGAATATAAATTGTTACGTGGAAACCGTACTTTGAAATATTCTGCGGAGTATTTTGATGCTTATGCAAGTCCGAACTACCCTATCCTTGGGCAATCGGGAGTACATTTGAAGATTGAAAAAGACAACCTTTTCCGATGTGACGGCAGAATTGAGTTTCATGTAGATGAGCATATTTCTGAAGACGTTCTTTTCTGGAGAATTTTCCCAGGAATGCAACTGAACCATTTTAAAGAAATCCCTAAAATGAAAGTTTTAATTTTACAAGTTTTCGGCTCAGGAACGATTTTCAGCAGTGAAAAAACATTGGAAACTTTACAGCAAATCAGAAATAACGGAACTGAAATCGTAGTGGTAAGCCAGTGTATTTCAGGTGGAATTTCTTTTGGAAAATATGAAAATTCTAATATATTCTCAAGAATCGGCGCCATCAGCGGAAAAGATATGACTGCAGAAGCTGCGATTACCAAAGCTATGCATCTTATTGACAACCCTAATTACAGCGGAACTTTTGCTGACAATTTTTCAAAGAATCTTTGTGGAGAAATAAGTGAATAA